The DNA window CGGTTGGCCGCGCAAGGTCGCCGCTATTCGGTCGGGCTGATGCAAATCACCAGCACCAATTTCCGTCACTATGGCGTTACCGCACATGAGCTGTTTGATCCCTGCATCAATCTGTCGGTCTTCGAGCGCATCCTCACCGACTGCTACCGACGCGGCCGCTCCCTGAAACGCGCGCTCAGTTGCTACTACTCTGGTGACTTTGATACCGGCCAGCGGCCGGAAGCCGCCTTTGACGACACTAGCTATGTCCAACGTATCGGCTATGCCGTCCCGTCGACGCGGGAAGAGAAACAACGCCCCCCAACCGAAAATGCCATCCCGACAATCCATTATCCCACCGTCGTCCTGCGCGGCGACATGGCCGATAACGCCACACCAGCGCCACCGTCCGTGCGCTACCCGAACGCCGTTATGCGCGGCGCGTTACCCGTCCCTGAGATTCATGAGGAAAAATGACGATGAGAAAAGTCAAATTCTGGTCTGCTGTTACCGCCGTATTACTTTCCTCGCGCGTGCTGGCAGCCGACGGTGGATTCAATAAAGCCAATGAGACGCTGAGCAACACCTCCACCGGCCTGCTGGGGCTAGCCGCCGTCACCATCACGCTGGCGACCATGTGGATCGGCTACAAGGTGCTGTTCGACGGCAAGAGCCTGCATGACATGCGCAACGTCATTATCGGCGCCATCCTGATTGTCGGCGCGTCGGGCTTCGGCGCCTACTGGGCCGCGTAGGGGGAGCCGATGACCACGCTGAACAAGGCGTTGACGCGGCCCGCCGCCATCATGGGCATTCCCCTCGTGCCGTTCGTGATCGTCAGCGGGGCTATCGTCCTGCTGGCGGTTTACCTCAGCTATTACCTGGCATTGCTGCTGCTCCCTGCCTGGATGGAAATGAAGGCCAGGGCCCGTAAAGATATCCACTATTTCGGGCTGCTCTGGCTGGCGTTTAAAACGCGCGGCCAGTGGGCCGCCAACCGCTATTTTGGCGCCAACGCCATCCTGGCTAACCGCTATGACGCCGTCGATATTGCGGAGTTTACCGACAAGATGAAATTAAACGCGCGCATCACGCTGGATAAATACATTCCGTATTCCTCCCATATTCACCCTCACATCATCAGCAACCGGCACCGGGATTTGGTAGCGACCTGGGAGCTGGGCGGCACCGTTTTCGAATGCGAGGATGAACATCATCTCACTTTTCTGGCGACCCACCTGAATAACCTGATCCGGTCGTATGAAGGGCAGCCGGTCACTTTCTATATTCACCGTATCCGGGAACCCTACCAGGATGCCTTTGCGGCGCAATCGGGCATTCCCTTTGCCGATGAGGTGACGGAACTGTACTACCGGCCCCTCAAAGACAAACCACTTTGGCGACACCGGTTATTCTTTACCGTCTGTTTCGCGCCATTCTCATCGCTGGAGAAAAAGGTGCTGAGCCGACAGCCGGTCGGCAAAAGGCAGGCGGCGCAGGATAACGCCCTGAAGGTCATGCTTGAGCACTGGGCGTCATTGAACGCCGCCTTATCCCGCTATACCGCGACGCCGCTGGGCGTTTATGAAGCAAACGGGCGGGTGTACTCCTCGCAGCTTTCTTTCTATCACCGGCTGCTCACTGGTAAATGGCAGAAGGTAGCGGTCACGCGCGCGCCGTTTTACCACCAGCTCGGCACGGCAGACGTGTTTTTCACCACCGATACCGCCGAATGCCAGACGGTAGACGGCTCCCGCTACTTCCGCAGTCTCGAAATCAAGGACTATTCGCCCGAAACCACCACGGGTTTACTGGATGCGCTCCTGTACGCCGAAAGCGAGTATGTGCTGACGCAGTCCTTTACCTGCTTGGCGCGCGATGAAGCGCAGAACCATATCCGGCTGGCGGAAAAACGGCTGAACTCGGCCGATGACGATGCTCTGTCGCAGCGCGAAGAGCTGATTGTGCTGCGCGATCTGCTCCAGTCCGGGCATGTGTCATGCGGCAAATACCACTTCTCCCTGCTGGTTTCATCCGCGAGCGCTGACCGGGTGGTGAAGGATGCCACGACGCTGGCGCAGCCCTTCGCCGACCTCGGCATTATGACGACGCTCTCCACGCTGTCGTTACCCGCCGCCTATCTGGCGCAACTGCCGGGGGTCTATACCCTGCGGCCCCGGCTGGTGGCCGTCAGCAGCCAGAACTATGCCGATATGGCGAGTCTGCACAACTTTCATCCCCACAAGCGCGACGGCAATCCCTGGGGCGAGGCCATCGCTATCCTCACATCGCCAGGCGGCGGCGGTTATTACCTCAATCTGCACGACAGCCAGGCCGGACGGGATGACTTTAACGAGAAAACGCCGGGCAATACGGCGATTATCGGGAAAACCGGCTCGGGGAAAACGATGCTGATGACCGTGATGCAACAACTGATGCAGAAATACCGCAACCCGGCGACGTTTGCCGCTTCGGCCACCATCAAGCGGCTGACCACCGTTTATTTCGACAAAGACCGGGCGGCGGAGATGGCGATACGCCAGATGGGCGGGCGTTATTTTCGACTCCGTACCGGCGAGACCACCGGGTTCAACCCGTTTTCGCTGGCGCCGACCCGACGGAACATCAACTTTATCAAGCAACTGGTACGAATGCTGTGCCGCCGCAACGGCAAGCCGCTCGATCCGCGCGACGAAGCGCGTATCAGCGCCGCCGTGAACACCATCATGCTGGACTACCCGCCGGAATACCGCCGTTGCGGCATCACACGACTGCTGGAAGTGCTGCCGGAGCCGCCGACCCAGGCGGCCCGAGTCAATGGGCTGCGCATCCGGCTGAAACAGTGGGCGCAGGGCGGCGAGTTCGGCTGGGTATTTGATAACGAGGCGGATACGTTCGATATCAGCGATATCGATAACTTCGGCATCGACGGCACGGAGTTTCTGGATGACGACGATATCCGAGGGCCGATTACCTTTTACCTGCTGTATCGCGTCACCAGCCTGCTGGACGGCCGTCGGCTGGTAATGTGTATGGACGAGTTCTGGAAGTGGCTGGCTGATGTGGAATTCTCCCGGTTCTCGCTCAACATGCTCAAGGTTATTCGCAAGCTGAACG is part of the Gibbsiella quercinecans genome and encodes:
- a CDS encoding lytic transglycosylase domain-containing protein, which codes for MLSTTAFLAAAMQCAASVHPTTALDIARVESGFHPYAIAEIVPKHERAPGDHGVISHYPADKADAVGIARRLAAQGRRYSVGLMQITSTNFRHYGVTAHELFDPCINLSVFERILTDCYRRGRSLKRALSCYYSGDFDTGQRPEAAFDDTSYVQRIGYAVPSTREEKQRPPTENAIPTIHYPTVVLRGDMADNATPAPPSVRYPNAVMRGALPVPEIHEEK
- a CDS encoding TrbC/VirB2 family protein → MTMRKVKFWSAVTAVLLSSRVLAADGGFNKANETLSNTSTGLLGLAAVTITLATMWIGYKVLFDGKSLHDMRNVIIGAILIVGASGFGAYWAA
- a CDS encoding VirB3 family type IV secretion system protein → MTTLNKALTRPAAIMGIPLVPFVIVSGAIVLLAVYLSYYLALLLLPAWMEMKARARKDIHYFGLLWLAFKTRGQWAANRYFGANAILANRYDAVDIAEFTDKMKLNARITLDKYIPYSSHIHPHIISNRHRDLVATWELGGTVFECEDEHHLTFLATHLNNLIRSYEGQPVTFYIHRIREPYQDAFAAQSGIPFADEVTELYYRPLKDKPLWRHRLFFTVCFAPFSSLEKKVLSRQPVGKRQAAQDNALKVMLEHWASLNAALSRYTATPLGVYEANGRVYSSQLSFYHRLLTGKWQKVAVTRAPFYHQLGTADVFFTTDTAECQTVDGSRYFRSLEIKDYSPETTTGLLDALLYAESEYVLTQSFTCLARDEAQNHIRLAEKRLNSADDDALSQREELIVLRDLLQSGHVSCGKYHFSLLVSSASADRVVKDATTLAQPFADLGIMTTLSTLSLPAAYLAQLPGVYTLRPRLVAVSSQNYADMASLHNFHPHKRDGNPWGEAIAILTSPGGGGYYLNLHDSQAGRDDFNEKTPGNTAIIGKTGSGKTMLMTVMQQLMQKYRNPATFAASATIKRLTTVYFDKDRAAEMAIRQMGGRYFRLRTGETTGFNPFSLAPTRRNINFIKQLVRMLCRRNGKPLDPRDEARISAAVNTIMLDYPPEYRRCGITRLLEVLPEPPTQAARVNGLRIRLKQWAQGGEFGWVFDNEADTFDISDIDNFGIDGTEFLDDDDIRGPITFYLLYRVTSLLDGRRLVMCMDEFWKWLADVEFSRFSLNMLKVIRKLNGIFVPATQSPDEIVRHPIAPAIIEQCGTQIFLANPKASHADYVEKMKVPESVYDIVKNLDPGERYMVILKTPLRAGETRPFVTMAKMDLSGLGKVTKLLSGSEDNLKIFDALYQEGMKPEAWKAQFLEMAI